A window of Gossypium raimondii isolate GPD5lz chromosome 7, ASM2569854v1, whole genome shotgun sequence genomic DNA:
aattagagtgaccaaaataagatCGACGCTATTTTAGAGACCTGCGGTATAGTTTACTCtctaataaattcaaatttaattcttaCAATTATAcctcataaataaataaaaaattattgcaaGTGTTGGTTCataagatataataataattaaaatttaatttctacaattataattttgtcTAAATTTAGTGGGTAGCTAAGTTTGTCAATGAAATccaattttatttacaaaagtttgcatttattaacaaattttaactaATGAGACTCGACATTGTTAGTTAAGGTGGAAATCTTGAATATACAAAAATCCAAGTTTGAGTTTCACCATTTACAATTGTGATGCGTGAGTTTTCGGTCCCTACATATGCGGATGTGGAtgagttttaaaatgttttaataattgagGTTGGGATAACTTACTTTTAAGGGCTTCTTTTTCATGAATGGAGTAAATTtactctatttctattttaattaggtttaattatgttttctttattgTTCTACATTTAATCTTTTGTACtatatttgacataatttgatattattatttatctatattaatatttaaatatttaattaaattggtatcattcattaattaagtttcaattcagttgtgaaattataaaaataatttcatttttttatataaccgATTTGAACAAAAAACAACATGGTTTTCAATATCtcaactttattattttaactaaagtctcatttattttttgcattatttttttataaatatatttgttacacaAAAATTTCACCATTATCATACGTGTATCATAATCTAATATACTCCTCCGTCTTACTAAATTTGTcatattttgacttttaatggtaaaaaattgattttaacattttattctttaaaatttattatgaataaaaatataaaaaatttaaatatattttaatagtattttattagttaaaatatttaaaataattgaggtaaaagtttaaaaattttaacctgACATTTTTATTGTGTGGTAAAAATCCTTTAACCACAAGTTTAATTTCTAGAAGAAAAAAGACAACGTATTCGATAATTGACTTAATAAGTTTTAAGTCACCGacataatttcttaatttattatgtGACTTGATAAAATGTctatagtttctttatttcGTCTTTTAACCACAACaactaattttaaaaggatCCTACTACATTTAATTTCACCTTAATTTAACTTTTCTGTAACAATCATATTTGTCTGTCCAAATTTTGGATGTTATGATGAGGTAACTGCTATACACCTATTAGAATATTCAAGATGCCTATAATAACATTTGAGATTTAggtcatatttaaatttttaaaatttcaaatttaaaaactataatatattaataacactaatttgtgaaacttaaattatattttttaataaaatttacaaatataatttcatttattaaaagtttgACACGTGATGAGGAAAAAAAGTAAGTATCTGTGGAGGAAAAATTATACATAGACCCTCcatcttttttatataattttaatggtgttttgcaagttatattttcataataaatctttccaattatattatataataagccagtgtaaattttaaaactattttaaaaatattttccaatttattaatacttttataaattaaatacactattaaaattaaaatagatatttaaaaatttaaataatattacaataaattatttagtggtcacaatatttaaatataattaacaatCAACCTctactaattaataattaaaattaaattaaaattatatataaaatataatttcatacaatgtagtattataatatttagattttaaattcagtatttttaaaatgaaacttatatattattatattttaatttcgtaaGTATATTATTAATGAAGCattacaaaattcataaaaaattttaaaaagaataattaaatttacaatcaatcagtcttacttttttttttccagtttGTGTAACAAAAAGTAGGCTAATTTTCTGTGTGATTTGGTGTAAAGTACATACTGTTCCAATTTTTGGCTGCAGTTTTCAAAGGTTTTGAGAGATTGTTGGGTCCATCTTCATCGGAGAATAAAGCAAAAAGCAGTAATAATGAAGCTTTTCCCAAATGCCTGCCTCTAAAGCATATCACAATCTGGCTCCTACTGCTTTTCGTTGCAACCACTTACTCATCCAAGGAACCTGATATTGAGGGTATGGTAGCACTAACCAtagcccctttttttttcttttttttttctgatttcaATTGAATTTAACGTTTGTTATacaactataaaaaatatataataacccGACCCGATTATCCGACTAAAATAATCATAGTTTAAGTAACCTCAAGTACTTCATTTGAGGGGGTTTCTTCTCTATTTTCTGAATCAGAACACAATCCTCTCTATTTTGACCTCCGATTTTGACCTCTATTGATATCGTGTATCAACAATGTTAAAAATAGGTTAGtataaatttaggctaaaaaaaACACTAGTATTTATGTTTGAGCCACAGAAAAACAAATAGATATTCTGTTCGTTACAATGTTACTTTTTTAGTTACATTACTATTAagtgatattttcttttattttgaaatgccacactaacaaatttaacaaaaaaagataTTAACAACTGgacatgaattttgaaatacGAACTAACAagagactaaatttctaaaaataaaagtataaagactaaattctaaattctaaatttatgaaaagtacATGAAtctatgatatattttaacctatttaAATCTATAACACATGAAATTGTCAACAAGACCACTGTTGCAGTAATTAGAGCTGCTGTAAGTTGGCATCAAGATAGGGTTCAAGCCTTATGTAACCCATCTCCCCTTccccaaatttattttaagggggtgcaattttattaaatatatgaatgcataaatatatatgtatataaatttgatatgatGCTTATTATTACTGGTTCGTTGCCTCATTGCCCAATTGAGTTTTGATTTGTACCTTACGTGGTTTGCATGTGAGGTATTCGCGTCCTTCTATGAGATTGCGCGATAAGGATTCGCACCGTTTGTAGGCAAACCCACATCTagaaattatgtattaattCTAGAGTAGGGTACATGTCGGCATGCATGAGGACCTAACTACGACATCATATCTATAAACAGTaaccatatcatataaatacataatttagtcCATCTGAAGAGGACAGAAACCTTTAGAGGTTCCGCCTCTAGTTATACATAGAGATTGAAACTTGGACCTTATTATGACAATAAATCTTGAACCCTAACGAGCTTTGTCAGCTTGTTGGCAAAAAGAACTGATAGCTTTGTCTGCAAATGTTCAGGAAATGCTTTGATCGAGTTTCTCAAGGTTCTCAATGATTCCAATGGTCGAATAACTGATTGGAATGATAATCTTGTCAGTCCCTGCTTTAGCTGGTCTCATGTTACCTGTAGGAATGGGAATGTCATATCCTTGTAAGTTCACCATTTTGAATCATGATTGTTATCAATTGACATAGCTTACAATGTAAATCCAATTACTTATGGTAGAGGTAAGATCCTTGGGCACGCCCTACTTTACATAACCATCTTAAGTTTTTTACCAACTACAAAGTAACATGTGAATGTATGAATTGGCAGGAACTTGGCTTCAAATGGATTTTCAGGAACTCTTTCGCCttcaattaagaaattaaagtttCTTGTTAACTTGTAAGTGACAATGATGTTGTATACATGTTGCATCTTGGCATTAGAAAGAGAAAAAGGCGTATTAGTATATGGTAACACACAAACACACATGAACATAAACATATGATTGTATAATATGAACATGTGGGTTGCATGTTAAAGACCTTTAAGTGATTGCTAATTTCTTTTGCAGGGAATTACAGAACAACAATCTATCTGGTTTGTTGCCAGATTTCCTTGGTGAGATGGCGCACTTAGAAATTCTGAATCTtgcaaataataaattcagTGGTTCTATTCCGGAAAATTGGGGTCAATTATCCAATTTAAAAAACCTGTAAGACTGTGCTTTTTCCTAAATCGGACTTTTTGTGAGCGTGAtttgataatattatattacttgaacgcttgatttttcttaaagtacTAGTATGGAATACACATATTCAAACATGAGTATAAAATGTAATCTTCCTCGTATATGGAAAAAGATTGAGTAGTACTCATATCTGACACAGACTAAATCcgattaaaatataagttttgatatttaGCAGGAAACATCCATTTATGTGTTCTTATTCCAATCATAAAATTCTTGTTTGATAAACAGTATCAAACTTGTATATAGGTCTTGTATTGTTGGTCTATATTTCTCTACTTTACCCTCTTTTTGGGTCTTTGCTTATATGCTAAACTGACTTCACAAATactcaaaaatcatttttactTGGCAGGGATCTTTCATCCAACAACTTAACTGGAAGAGTTCCAAGGAATTTATTCTTAGTTCCAAGAATCAAGTAAACTTTATAAGAAATTCTATCTCCTTTAAATTCTAGTATATAAATGCTTAAGATTAGACAAACTTCCACTCGCTATTCCATTTGACAGTGTTATTTTGTCAGCTTCAATGGAACACACCTTGCTTGTGGCTCTAGCTTGGAACAACCTTGTGTTTCAACTTCTACATTCCCTGGTTTGCTCTCTACACCAACCTTTTTACTATATCCATTTCGTATGTGTTCTACATGGGATTAAATATTGTGCTGTTTTGGCAGTTTCAACCAGTAGGTCCAAAATTAGAATTGTCGTAACCTCTGCAAGTTGTGGTGCTCTTATACTTCTATCACTTGGGGCTTTCTTCGTGTCCCGGTATTATCAAGCACACAAATTTAAGCGTGATGTTTTTGTTGATGTCATAGGTAATTTTCTTTACTCATCCATGATCAAAGACAAAGTTACAAGGGAAGATATTACATTCCAATGTTATGCATGTTATTGCTCATCATGATCATTACAGAACTCCTGCTGAAAGTctatttgatttctttagttTGTAGAAATTAAcacttgataatttttaaacttcagGTGAAGATGACCTCAAAATTTCCTTTGGCCAGATAAGGCGATTTTCATGGCGTGAAATCCAACTTGCCACTGATAATTTCAATGAGGGCAACATAATTGGTCAAGGAGGGTTTGGAAGAGTTTATAAAGGTGTCCTCTCTGATAACACAAAGGTTGCTGTGAAACGCCTTGCAGATTATTATAGTCCTGGTGGTGAAGCTGCATTCCAGAGGGAAGTCCAGCTCATTAGTGTTGCTGTTCATAAGAATCTTCTACGCCTAATTGGGTTCTGCACAACCTCTTCCGAAAGAATCCTTGTTTATCCTTTCATGCAAAATTTAAGTGTGGCATATCAACTAAGAGGTACTTGTCCTTTCTGCATTGCCTTTTGATGCATTGCAATGCAGGCATACTTACTGTATTCTGAATTTATATCTGAAATTTTCTATAGATTTAAAACCTGGAAGCAAGGGCTTGGACTGGCCAATGCGGAAACGTATAGCTTTCGGAGCAGCCCACGGTTTGGAGTATCTACATGAGCATTGCAATCCTAAGATAATACACCGTGATTTAAAAGCTGCAAACATCCTTTTAGATGACAATTTTGAGGCTGTTCTTGGAGATTTCGGGTTAGCAAAGCTTGTTGATACCAAGTTGACTCATGTTACCACTCAAGTACGAGGTACCATGGGTCATATTGCTCCAGAATATTTGTCCACAGGAAAATCTTCTGAAAAGACAGATGTCTTTGGGTATGGTATAATGCTTCTGGAACTCGTTACCGGCCAGCGTGCCGTAGATTTTGCTCGTTTAGAAGAGGAAGAGGATGTTCTTCTACTTGATCATGTAAGGTTTTTATATTGATGCACCCTCTCCTAAATCTTTATGAATATATAGAGTATTGAACCTGTAGCATTTGTGAGGATTGTTTATGAACAGATTAAAAAGCTGCTGAGAGAAAACAGGGTTGATGACATCGTTGACGGGAACTTAAAGATTTACGATGCAAAAGAAGTCGAGACAATCGTACGGGTCGCACTGCTTTGCACTCAGAGCTCACCCGAAGACCGACCGACGATGGCAGAAGTGGTGAAAATGCTTGATGGAGTGGGTTTGGCAGTGAGATGGGCAGAATGGGAGGAGCTTGAACAAGTGAGGAACCAAGAATTCATGCGGTTCTCACACCAGTTCACTTGGGGTGAGGATTCAACTGTGGACCAAGAAGCTATACAATTGTCCAGAGCCAGGTAATCCCATACATAAATCAAGTTTTCAGGGCAATCACAGATTTTGTACATTTGATGTCACAAACCTTAGCAGCTTCTAAAATCTATGCTTGTCTAATTACGTTGCTACATTTACTGCCTGTAAAGTGGTATGGTATGGTATGGTATGGTATGTAAAATGCAAGTAACTAACTTCTCTACTTCAGAGTACAAATAGGCTTCGTCAACTGTAATTtactttaggtttttttttttctttttttttttaaaacaaaattatattttgggaATTAGGTCATCAATCAATTTGgttattgatttgatttgatattttaatttaattaatttaatcgaCTTcagtataaaataattaaactgaTCAACTAAAgcattaattgatttaatatcaATCAACCTGAATTagttaatcaatttaattgattttttttaaaaatcacgtTTTGAGTTTGggtaatttaaattatatattataaatatatttaaaataatcaaaaataataaatataagttGATTAAGTCAATCGATTTTGTTATGGATTTCGATAATCAATAATTGATTGTCCAGACTGACTTAACTGAATTCAAAATCGACTTGACAaactaacctaatttaattgaagCATTGGATAAGTCAATTAAATCGGTTATAACCGTATAATGCTTTCCCTTGACTCAAATCTTAACCCGTAAAacttatgtaaaaatatatatttataaaaaaattatatttaaattaaataagactTTGGTTGCAATAgttaaattgaagttttaaagaTTAAGCATCTTAAGTTTAGATCTCGTTATGGtaatatcttattaaaaatataaaagataaaattactcttatattattatttgtttttttcatattattatttgttattttgtaaaaacaGGAGGCTTTTAATCATTTCTCAATTGAGACCTTAAGTAATAGAATAGATATAATTAAGAAACCTAAATttatttagggtaaactataaaaatagtcacctaactattttagtgtttctat
This region includes:
- the LOC105766518 gene encoding probable LRR receptor-like serine/threonine-protein kinase At5g63710 isoform X1, with amino-acid sequence MVSWFCCNFIHGCLAKSVFKGFERLLGPSSSENKAKSSNNEAFPKCLPLKHITIWLLLLFVATTYSSKEPDIEGNALIEFLKVLNDSNGRITDWNDNLVSPCFSWSHVTCRNGNVISLNLASNGFSGTLSPSIKKLKFLVNLELQNNNLSGLLPDFLGEMAHLEILNLANNKFSGSIPENWGQLSNLKNLDLSSNNLTGRVPRNLFLVPRINFNGTHLACGSSLEQPCVSTSTFPVSTSRSKIRIVVTSASCGALILLSLGAFFVSRYYQAHKFKRDVFVDVIGEDDLKISFGQIRRFSWREIQLATDNFNEGNIIGQGGFGRVYKGVLSDNTKVAVKRLADYYSPGGEAAFQREVQLISVAVHKNLLRLIGFCTTSSERILVYPFMQNLSVAYQLRDLKPGSKGLDWPMRKRIAFGAAHGLEYLHEHCNPKIIHRDLKAANILLDDNFEAVLGDFGLAKLVDTKLTHVTTQVRGTMGHIAPEYLSTGKSSEKTDVFGYGIMLLELVTGQRAVDFARLEEEEDVLLLDHIKKLLRENRVDDIVDGNLKIYDAKEVETIVRVALLCTQSSPEDRPTMAEVVKMLDGVGLAVRWAEWEELEQVRNQEFMRFSHQFTWGEDSTVDQEAIQLSRAR
- the LOC105766518 gene encoding probable LRR receptor-like serine/threonine-protein kinase At5g63710 isoform X2 yields the protein MVSWFCCNFIHGCLAKSGNALIEFLKVLNDSNGRITDWNDNLVSPCFSWSHVTCRNGNVISLNLASNGFSGTLSPSIKKLKFLVNLELQNNNLSGLLPDFLGEMAHLEILNLANNKFSGSIPENWGQLSNLKNLDLSSNNLTGRVPRNLFLVPRINFNGTHLACGSSLEQPCVSTSTFPVSTSRSKIRIVVTSASCGALILLSLGAFFVSRYYQAHKFKRDVFVDVIGEDDLKISFGQIRRFSWREIQLATDNFNEGNIIGQGGFGRVYKGVLSDNTKVAVKRLADYYSPGGEAAFQREVQLISVAVHKNLLRLIGFCTTSSERILVYPFMQNLSVAYQLRDLKPGSKGLDWPMRKRIAFGAAHGLEYLHEHCNPKIIHRDLKAANILLDDNFEAVLGDFGLAKLVDTKLTHVTTQVRGTMGHIAPEYLSTGKSSEKTDVFGYGIMLLELVTGQRAVDFARLEEEEDVLLLDHIKKLLRENRVDDIVDGNLKIYDAKEVETIVRVALLCTQSSPEDRPTMAEVVKMLDGVGLAVRWAEWEELEQVRNQEFMRFSHQFTWGEDSTVDQEAIQLSRAR